The Ancylothrix sp. D3o DNA segment CCATTTTTGATTTTCTCCTAGTTTTGAGTGGGGCAGGCATCTTGCCTGCCATTGACCGGCTTTTTTGTCGAGGTTTACTGAACAAATAAGGCATCTGTGTTAATGAAACCGCGCACAACTTCGGGGTTGGCATTGCGGCATAAATCATCGGCTGCGGGGGCGGGAGATTTCCAGATTTGTAGTTGAATTGGTTGGGGGTCGTAAACTGAATTTGGATGCAAAACGTGGGGGCAATTAGAAACAACGACTAAGACGTTCATTTCGGCGCGTAAATCGATAAAGCTGCCGGGTTTTTCGCAGCCTTCAACGTAGACCATTTTGCCATTTGGTTCTACGGCAATGCGGCTAAATAAGTTGAAGTTTGGCATGATGTCTCGTTTGGTTAAACCCCAACGTGCCAAGCCTTTTAAAAAGTTTGTGCGGGAGTTTTTATAGTCGCCTTCGCCATATTTTGCGGCTACAGAATTGGCATTGCTACAACCAGATAATAAGTCATGGTAGCCGCTGGTATCTTCGGTGATTGAAAAGAGGATTCTCCCCATGTC contains these protein-coding regions:
- a CDS encoding urea amidolyase associated protein UAAP1 → MVQSLSNQTTAGLDSNLILIEENIRGGDYWTGIIKRGNTLRITDLKGSQGVSMLCYNADNPLERLNVADTAKIQFNAFLKKGMVLYTDMGRILFSITEDTSGYHDLLSGCSNANSVAAKYGEGDYKNSRTNFLKGLARWGLTKRDIMPNFNLFSRIAVEPNGKMVYVEGCEKPGSFIDLRAEMNVLVVVSNCPHVLHPNSVYDPQPIQLQIWKSPAPAADDLCRNANPEVVRGFINTDALFVQ